In Paenibacillus sp. 1781tsa1, one DNA window encodes the following:
- a CDS encoding formate/nitrite transporter family protein yields the protein MDFVKPAEVLQSMVEAGESKARMNRVQMLIRGFLAGAILAFATTMAYTAVTQTSVGLAGALIFPAGFVIIILLGLELVTGNFAMLPLAMMKRRITLMDMLRNYFWVITGHLLGCAFYALLYGLTLTKMGTDMSNPLIQTLIQTSEAKTLGYQHLGGAGMVLVIIKAILCNWMVTLGAVLAMTSTSTLGKIVAMWLPIMIFFAQGFEHAVVNMFVIPAGMMLGAQVSVADWWLWNQIPVLVGNLIGGAVFTGLGLYAAHHWGNPVQRSSKLATIQGGRSGLASSDVASKLGTRS from the coding sequence ATGGATTTTGTTAAACCTGCAGAAGTGCTGCAATCGATGGTCGAAGCTGGTGAGAGCAAAGCCAGAATGAATCGGGTACAGATGCTAATTCGCGGTTTTCTGGCAGGGGCTATCCTTGCTTTTGCAACCACAATGGCATATACCGCTGTAACTCAAACTTCCGTTGGTTTGGCAGGTGCACTGATATTCCCGGCGGGATTCGTCATTATTATTCTGTTGGGCCTTGAATTGGTGACAGGAAACTTTGCGATGCTTCCACTCGCAATGATGAAACGCAGAATCACACTGATGGATATGCTCCGAAATTATTTTTGGGTGATCACAGGTCATCTGCTTGGATGTGCATTCTATGCTCTGTTATACGGCCTGACCCTTACGAAGATGGGTACGGATATGAGCAACCCACTCATTCAAACGCTGATTCAGACCAGTGAAGCTAAAACATTAGGATATCAGCATTTGGGCGGAGCAGGCATGGTTCTGGTGATCATCAAGGCCATTCTATGTAACTGGATGGTCACACTCGGGGCAGTGTTGGCGATGACATCCACATCAACCCTGGGTAAAATCGTAGCGATGTGGCTGCCTATTATGATATTTTTCGCCCAAGGTTTTGAACACGCTGTGGTGAACATGTTTGTCATTCCGGCAGGCATGATGCTCGGTGCACAGGTCAGTGTCGCTGATTGGTGGCTGTGGAATCAGATCCCTGTGTTGGTGGGTAACCTCATTGGCGGAGCTGTATTTACAGGCCTTGGTCTATATGCTGCCCATCACTGGGGAAATCCTGTCCAACGCTCATCCAAACTGGCAACCATTCAGGGTGGTCGTTCAGGATTGGCAAGTTCCGATGTGGCATCGAAATTGGGGACACGATCATGA
- a CDS encoding TetR/AcrR family transcriptional regulator yields MLIIEHPQDRRARRTQDAIIAAAVSLILEKGADALTIRDITERADYNRGTFYLHFPGKPELLQFILDDFMQGIGQAYAAPYAQLKEVDMTALLPSTMPVFEYIEAHQDIFRALMTMHSDMNSRLCNMFRTYLTEDFVLVTEDSEQTINYDIMLSYLVSATVGVIMHWAEIGFKYSAHYMGEQLTALINIKPTRLLIEPGQKGRTIHERMLLD; encoded by the coding sequence ATGTTGATTATTGAACATCCTCAGGACCGGAGAGCACGAAGAACGCAGGATGCCATCATCGCTGCGGCGGTTTCTTTGATATTGGAGAAGGGAGCGGATGCCCTCACAATCCGGGATATTACGGAGCGGGCGGATTATAACCGCGGAACCTTCTATTTACATTTTCCCGGCAAACCGGAGTTGCTGCAGTTCATTCTGGATGATTTCATGCAGGGGATAGGACAGGCTTATGCAGCACCATACGCACAGCTCAAAGAAGTGGACATGACTGCATTGCTGCCATCCACGATGCCAGTATTTGAATATATAGAAGCCCATCAGGATATTTTCCGTGCATTAATGACAATGCATTCAGATATGAATTCCCGGCTGTGCAATATGTTTAGAACGTATTTAACCGAGGATTTTGTGCTGGTGACCGAAGATAGCGAGCAGACGATTAATTACGACATCATGTTAAGTTATCTGGTATCCGCTACGGTGGGCGTGATTATGCACTGGGCGGAGATTGGGTTCAAATATTCTGCGCATTATATGGGAGAGCAGCTTACGGCACTGATCAACATCAAACCGACCCGTCTGCTGATTGAACCAGGGCAGAAGGGTCGGACGATTCACGAACGTATGCTGTTGGACTAA
- a CDS encoding response regulator transcription factor has protein sequence MRILIAEDEVHLAEAVSQILKKNNYSVDMVHDGRSGLDYAQSGIYDLLLLDIMMPEMDGITVLKKLRSEGNHTPVILLTAKGELSDKVTGLDYGADDYIAKPFATEELLARIRAALRRKGEVVPEDGLKFGDMELNTTQLKLSVQGKEIKLNLKENELLELLITRKQAITSKEQIIEKLWGFDSEVEYNNVEVYISFLRKKLTFLNSAVRINTIRGVGYVLEVTS, from the coding sequence ATGAGAATATTAATTGCGGAAGATGAGGTTCATTTGGCAGAGGCAGTATCGCAGATTTTGAAAAAAAACAACTACTCCGTGGACATGGTCCACGACGGCAGATCAGGCCTCGATTATGCGCAGAGCGGCATCTACGACCTGTTACTGCTCGACATCATGATGCCGGAGATGGACGGGATCACCGTCCTGAAGAAACTTCGCAGTGAAGGCAATCATACGCCAGTCATTCTGCTTACTGCGAAAGGTGAACTATCGGACAAAGTCACAGGCCTCGATTATGGTGCCGATGATTATATCGCCAAGCCCTTCGCCACAGAGGAATTGCTGGCCCGGATTCGAGCAGCCTTAAGGCGGAAGGGCGAAGTTGTTCCGGAGGACGGACTGAAATTCGGTGACATGGAGCTGAACACAACTCAGTTGAAGCTGAGCGTACAGGGGAAGGAAATCAAGTTGAATCTGAAGGAGAATGAACTACTGGAGCTCTTGATTACGCGCAAACAGGCGATTACCTCCAAAGAGCAGATTATTGAGAAGTTATGGGGATTCGATTCGGAAGTGGAGTATAACAATGTGGAGGTGTACATCTCGTTTTTGCGCAAAAAATTAACGTTCCTGAACTCGGCTGTCCGCATTAACACGATTCGAGGTGTGGGCTATGTACTTGAGGTGACATCCTGA
- a CDS encoding ANTAR domain-containing response regulator, with product MRSLLVIRIQSTIADSFDAIPLTPERLLGANGYHVQVAGSEMEAVKLARAAEASILHLSLADVEYWVNCLGKGKSDSPLLWWCAPDTASSSAESCEVETSFDGILTPSMTGPEIHWTLHFAARRYMERKQWEQERKQLQSRLEDRKWIDMAKAILSDLKQISEAEAYDLLRKRAMDERKRMVDVATAIVKAHQLLQS from the coding sequence ATGCGATCTTTATTGGTCATCCGTATACAATCAACGATAGCTGATTCGTTCGATGCAATCCCTCTGACACCGGAGAGGCTGCTGGGAGCGAACGGGTACCATGTACAGGTGGCAGGCAGTGAAATGGAAGCGGTGAAGCTGGCTCGTGCTGCGGAAGCGTCCATCTTGCATCTGTCGCTGGCTGATGTGGAGTACTGGGTGAACTGCCTGGGAAAGGGGAAGTCGGATTCCCCGCTGCTCTGGTGGTGCGCGCCAGATACGGCCTCTTCCTCTGCAGAATCCTGCGAGGTCGAAACTTCATTTGATGGCATACTTACACCTTCCATGACCGGGCCCGAGATCCACTGGACGCTTCACTTTGCAGCACGGCGCTACATGGAACGCAAACAGTGGGAGCAGGAACGGAAGCAGTTGCAATCCAGGCTTGAGGATCGGAAGTGGATTGATATGGCGAAGGCCATCCTTAGTGATCTGAAGCAGATCTCCGAGGCTGAAGCCTATGACCTGTTACGCAAGAGAGCGATGGATGAACGCAAACGGATGGTCGATGTAGCCACAGCGATTGTGAAGGCGCATCAACTGCTCCAGTCTTAA
- the nirB gene encoding nitrite reductase large subunit NirB: MSTTKKLVLVGNGMAGIRTIEHILKLAPHAYEITVFGAEPHPNYNRIMLSSVLAGGTSIEDIVINEWSWYEENGIQVYPGDPVVQINTERKEVVSQNGVRASYDELIMATGSQAFILPLPGANKKGVIGFRDIKDCETMMEASQKYRKAAVIGGGLLGLEAARGLLNLGMDVTVIHINGHLMDRNLDLPAGLMLQRELEEQGMKFLLNKHTEEITGKHRVKAIRFTDQTVLEADLVVMAVGIRPQVELARNTGLDVNRGVIIDDYMHTSIPGISAVGECAEHRGIAYGLVAPLYEQGMVLAKRLAGAATEGYAGSVTSTKLKVSSVDVFSAGQFKDAADTRSIRIQDDVDGVYKKMVIKDGQLIGAVLFGDTTDGASLFSLIKSGENIRGREKEILLGVPSGSSGSGPSVAERMASMTDDEIVCGCNGVTKASIGDAVLNKGCNTLGAIKSCTKASASCGGCKPIIENLLTYYAGDNVGEQTKEGICGCTSYDRDEIVAQIKEMGLKSVKEVMNVLGWNESEGCSKCRPSLNYYLGMIWPAEYRDERVSKFTNERYHANIQKDGTYSVIPRIYGGVTSPAELIKIATVAEKYDVPMVKFTGGQRLDLLGVQKENLPKIWEELDMPSGFGYGKALRTVKTCVGNTFCRFGTQDSIEMGIRLEKKLDKMVAPAKVKLAVSGCPRNCAEATIKDLGVVAIDGAWEIHVGGNAGVKVRTAELLCTVKTDAEVEEWTYAYLQYYRENAKWNERTAAWIERVGLDHVKEALADRDVRLALIERLEVTLGHTVDPWKEIIEDEKLRKNFTPLSGAEPVTH, translated from the coding sequence ATGAGTACAACGAAAAAGCTGGTATTGGTCGGTAATGGCATGGCGGGAATTCGCACAATCGAACATATCCTCAAGCTTGCTCCGCACGCTTATGAAATTACAGTTTTCGGTGCAGAGCCGCATCCCAACTACAACCGGATCATGCTCTCCTCTGTATTGGCTGGCGGAACATCCATCGAAGATATCGTCATCAACGAGTGGAGCTGGTACGAAGAAAACGGCATTCAGGTATACCCGGGTGACCCGGTCGTTCAGATCAATACCGAGCGCAAGGAAGTTGTATCTCAAAATGGCGTACGCGCAAGTTATGATGAGCTGATTATGGCAACCGGATCACAAGCGTTCATCCTGCCACTTCCCGGCGCAAACAAGAAAGGTGTTATCGGTTTCCGTGATATCAAAGATTGTGAGACCATGATGGAAGCATCACAAAAGTATCGCAAAGCCGCCGTCATTGGAGGTGGATTGCTAGGACTTGAAGCAGCACGTGGGCTGCTCAATCTGGGCATGGACGTCACAGTCATCCATATTAATGGCCATCTGATGGACCGGAATCTGGATCTCCCGGCAGGCCTGATGCTTCAGCGGGAGCTTGAAGAGCAAGGCATGAAGTTCCTTTTGAATAAACATACCGAAGAAATCACAGGTAAGCATCGAGTGAAAGCCATTCGTTTCACCGATCAAACGGTACTTGAAGCCGATCTGGTTGTCATGGCTGTCGGAATTCGTCCTCAGGTTGAACTTGCTCGCAATACCGGCCTCGATGTGAATCGTGGTGTCATCATAGATGATTATATGCATACCAGCATTCCTGGCATCTCTGCCGTCGGCGAATGTGCTGAACACCGCGGTATTGCCTACGGACTGGTTGCTCCATTATATGAACAAGGTATGGTGCTCGCGAAACGCCTGGCTGGTGCAGCCACCGAAGGATATGCAGGATCGGTAACTTCCACCAAACTGAAGGTATCCAGTGTTGACGTATTCTCTGCCGGACAATTCAAAGACGCTGCAGATACGCGCAGCATTCGCATTCAGGATGATGTCGATGGTGTGTACAAAAAGATGGTGATTAAGGATGGGCAGCTCATTGGCGCTGTATTGTTCGGGGATACCACAGATGGCGCATCGCTGTTTTCTCTCATTAAGAGTGGCGAGAACATCCGCGGTCGGGAGAAAGAAATTTTGCTCGGCGTACCTTCCGGTAGTTCAGGCTCTGGTCCATCTGTCGCAGAACGTATGGCGAGTATGACGGATGACGAGATCGTCTGTGGTTGTAACGGTGTTACCAAAGCCTCCATCGGAGATGCCGTTCTGAATAAAGGCTGTAACACTCTCGGTGCAATCAAGTCCTGCACCAAAGCTTCCGCTTCTTGTGGTGGATGCAAACCGATTATCGAAAACCTGCTCACGTATTATGCCGGTGATAATGTAGGTGAACAGACCAAAGAAGGCATCTGTGGCTGCACATCCTATGATCGGGATGAGATTGTTGCACAAATCAAGGAAATGGGACTCAAAAGCGTGAAGGAAGTGATGAACGTTCTCGGTTGGAATGAGTCGGAAGGTTGCTCCAAGTGTCGTCCGTCCCTGAATTATTATCTCGGTATGATCTGGCCGGCTGAATACAGAGATGAGCGTGTATCCAAATTCACCAATGAACGTTATCACGCCAACATCCAGAAGGACGGTACCTATTCCGTTATTCCACGGATCTATGGTGGTGTCACTTCCCCGGCGGAATTGATCAAGATTGCAACAGTCGCGGAGAAATATGATGTACCGATGGTGAAGTTTACAGGCGGACAACGGCTCGATCTGCTCGGAGTACAGAAAGAGAACCTTCCGAAGATCTGGGAAGAGCTCGATATGCCTTCCGGTTTCGGTTATGGCAAGGCGCTGCGTACGGTGAAGACTTGTGTAGGTAACACATTCTGCCGATTCGGAACACAGGACTCCATCGAGATGGGGATTCGACTGGAGAAAAAACTCGACAAAATGGTTGCTCCGGCAAAAGTGAAACTTGCTGTATCTGGATGTCCGCGGAACTGTGCTGAAGCAACCATCAAGGATCTGGGTGTTGTCGCCATCGATGGTGCATGGGAGATTCATGTTGGTGGTAATGCCGGAGTTAAAGTTCGCACAGCCGAGTTGCTCTGTACGGTGAAAACCGATGCGGAAGTGGAAGAGTGGACCTACGCTTACCTGCAATATTATAGAGAGAACGCAAAATGGAATGAGAGAACAGCGGCATGGATTGAACGGGTAGGTCTGGATCATGTGAAGGAAGCATTGGCGGATCGGGATGTACGTCTCGCTCTAATTGAACGCCTGGAAGTTACGCTGGGTCACACGGTTGATCCTTGGAAAGAAATCATTGAAGACGAGAAATTGCGTAAAAACTTCACCCCACTGTCCGGTGCCGAGCCGGTAACTCACTAG
- a CDS encoding SDR family NAD(P)-dependent oxidoreductase, producing the protein MSTSYTHTAVITGAAGGIGKELARRLAERKINLVLVDLNEEAIQQTITDLNLDKEHVIAVKANVSQEADVKNYVQKALDAFGRIDYFANNAGIEGPTGLIEDLSVEALDTVYNVNIRGVFLGLQNVIPVMKKQKSGAILNTSSLAGLMGAPAVSPYIMSKHAVVGLTRTAANELAPYNIRVNAVLPGTINTRMMRQIEANSGNVEDYQSATVSAIPMGRYGEPEEVAAVMNFLLSEEASYVTASLYTVDGGMMGQ; encoded by the coding sequence ATGAGTACATCGTATACACATACAGCCGTTATTACAGGAGCAGCCGGAGGCATTGGTAAAGAATTGGCACGCCGCCTTGCAGAGCGCAAAATCAACTTGGTTCTGGTCGACCTGAATGAAGAAGCCATTCAACAGACGATTACCGATTTGAACCTCGACAAAGAGCATGTCATCGCCGTAAAAGCGAACGTATCCCAGGAAGCAGACGTGAAAAACTATGTGCAAAAAGCACTGGATGCGTTTGGACGAATCGATTATTTTGCCAATAATGCCGGCATTGAAGGCCCAACAGGACTGATCGAAGACCTGAGTGTTGAAGCACTCGACACCGTGTATAACGTCAACATTCGTGGCGTATTCCTGGGTCTGCAAAACGTCATTCCCGTTATGAAAAAACAAAAATCCGGTGCGATTCTAAATACCTCTTCCCTTGCGGGTCTGATGGGCGCACCTGCCGTATCTCCATATATTATGTCCAAACATGCCGTAGTTGGCCTCACACGTACCGCTGCCAATGAACTGGCACCTTACAATATCCGCGTTAACGCTGTATTACCAGGCACAATCAACACACGTATGATGCGCCAGATCGAAGCTAATTCCGGTAACGTGGAAGATTATCAATCTGCAACGGTATCTGCCATTCCAATGGGCCGTTACGGTGAACCGGAAGAAGTTGCTGCGGTGATGAACTTCCTGTTGTCCGAAGAAGCATCCTATGTAACAGCTTCCCTCTACACCGTAGATGGCGGCATGATGGGTCAATAA
- a CDS encoding polyphosphate polymerase domain-containing protein, whose protein sequence is MAIEVFNRYESKYLLTDEQYAHFYNDLLKYMELDAYNKKHEYYSISNLYFDTPQDSLIRASLSKPKYKEKLRLRAYGVPEENAKVYLEIKKKVFGLVNKRRTALKLDEAYEFVRSGQAPELADYMNKQVVEEIKYFLRLYDLEPKVYLAYERKALFDKKSRDLRITFDTNIRSRRYDLKLEQGDYGEPLVKDGRWLMEVKAEKTVPLWLSQLLCEHGLYRTGFSKYGNEFRHLVRTTNLNYQSERILVPGTDFNPSIEQEQDKPIIERERVLYA, encoded by the coding sequence ATGGCAATTGAAGTATTCAACCGATACGAGAGCAAATACCTCCTGACGGATGAACAGTACGCCCATTTCTACAACGACCTGCTGAAATACATGGAACTGGATGCCTACAACAAGAAACATGAGTACTATTCCATCAGTAACCTGTACTTCGACACTCCACAGGATTCCCTGATCCGCGCCAGTCTCTCCAAACCAAAATATAAGGAGAAGCTGAGACTGCGGGCGTATGGAGTACCTGAAGAGAATGCCAAAGTGTATCTGGAGATCAAAAAGAAAGTCTTTGGCCTGGTGAACAAGCGCAGAACCGCCTTGAAGCTGGATGAAGCGTACGAATTCGTTCGTTCAGGACAGGCACCGGAGCTGGCGGATTACATGAACAAACAGGTTGTGGAAGAGATCAAATACTTCCTTCGCCTCTACGATCTTGAACCGAAAGTGTATCTGGCGTATGAACGCAAAGCACTCTTCGACAAGAAAAGCCGGGATCTCCGCATTACCTTTGACACCAACATTCGCAGCCGCAGATATGATCTGAAGCTGGAACAGGGAGATTACGGTGAGCCGCTGGTGAAGGACGGAAGGTGGCTGATGGAAGTAAAAGCCGAGAAAACCGTTCCGCTGTGGCTGTCGCAGCTGCTCTGTGAGCATGGTCTCTACCGCACCGGCTTCTCCAAATACGGCAACGAGTTCAGACATCTGGTAAGAACAACCAACCTGAATTACCAGTCGGAGCGCATTCTTGTACCAGGCACCGATTTCAACCCATCCATAGAACAAGAACAAGATAAACCGATTATAGAAAGAGAGCGTGTCCTATATGCTTGA
- a CDS encoding DUF4956 domain-containing protein, whose amino-acid sequence MLDSLFSSALTDTDLTFSNAVITIGLAIILGLIISLTYMKTNQSTYSQSFTLTMVVLPVIVAIIILLIGSNIARAFSLAGAFSIIRFRSAPGDPKDIAYVLFTMASGLACGVGAFGYAVLFTIILCVLMFVLSRFNFGGKKSQLKTLKVTIPENLSYEEALNEVFHTFNVPFDLKKIRTTELGSLYELVYSVTIHESVSQKEFLDAIRTRNGNLDISLTMSPTTEY is encoded by the coding sequence ATGCTTGATTCCCTGTTCAGTTCAGCCCTAACCGATACCGATTTAACATTCAGTAATGCAGTCATTACCATTGGTCTTGCCATCATTCTGGGATTAATCATCAGCCTTACCTACATGAAGACTAACCAAAGCACATACTCCCAGAGCTTCACCTTAACGATGGTCGTCCTGCCCGTCATTGTCGCCATCATCATCCTGCTCATCGGCAGCAACATTGCTCGAGCATTCAGCTTGGCAGGTGCCTTCTCGATCATTCGTTTCCGTAGTGCACCTGGTGATCCAAAGGATATTGCTTATGTATTGTTCACGATGGCTTCCGGTCTTGCCTGCGGTGTAGGCGCTTTTGGATACGCGGTGCTGTTCACCATTATCCTGTGTGTACTGATGTTTGTTCTGAGTCGCTTCAACTTCGGCGGCAAGAAAAGTCAGCTGAAAACGCTGAAAGTCACCATCCCTGAGAACTTGAGCTATGAAGAAGCACTTAATGAAGTGTTCCATACTTTCAACGTACCTTTTGATCTGAAAAAAATCAGAACCACCGAACTCGGCAGTCTGTATGAGCTGGTCTACAGTGTAACCATTCACGAAAGTGTTAGCCAAAAGGAATTCCTCGACGCCATCCGCACACGGAACGGCAACCTGGATATCTCGTTAACCATGAGTCCAACAACGGAATATTAA
- the cobA gene encoding uroporphyrinogen-III C-methyltransferase — MSRGLVSIVGAGPGDPDLITVKALKRIQSADVIMYDRLVNDQLLAEARVGALRIYCGKAPGLHSMSQEMIGRMLAAHAAEGKQVVRLKGGDPFIFGRGGEEALVLAEAGIPYEIIPGITSAVGTSASSLIPLTHRGIASSFACVTGTGSDGNVSYVRWDLLAHSVDTLVIYMGISQLPQIQHELLHHGKSGHTPAALIERGTTSEERIITGTLAELHSLALSHQVNNPALIMIGESVLIREQLLQMQQAANASMTG; from the coding sequence ATGAGTCGGGGCTTGGTTAGTATCGTTGGTGCTGGTCCTGGAGATCCGGATCTGATTACGGTAAAAGCCCTGAAACGTATTCAGTCCGCAGATGTCATTATGTATGATCGGCTTGTGAATGATCAATTGCTCGCTGAGGCTCGCGTCGGAGCACTCCGCATCTATTGCGGCAAGGCTCCAGGCCTTCACTCCATGAGTCAGGAGATGATCGGACGGATGCTGGCTGCACATGCAGCGGAAGGCAAACAAGTCGTACGACTCAAGGGTGGCGATCCGTTTATCTTTGGCCGTGGTGGTGAAGAAGCGCTTGTGCTGGCGGAAGCAGGCATTCCATATGAAATCATTCCTGGTATCACTTCGGCTGTAGGCACATCCGCTTCCTCCCTTATTCCGTTAACTCATCGCGGGATTGCTTCATCCTTCGCATGTGTCACTGGAACCGGTAGCGACGGAAATGTTTCATACGTTCGCTGGGACCTGCTTGCCCATAGCGTGGATACACTGGTCATCTATATGGGCATTAGCCAACTCCCCCAGATTCAACATGAATTGCTTCACCATGGGAAAAGTGGACACACCCCTGCGGCTTTAATCGAAAGGGGAACCACTTCGGAGGAACGAATTATTACCGGCACACTTGCCGAACTCCATTCCCTCGCCTTGTCACATCAAGTGAATAATCCCGCATTAATCATGATCGGAGAGTCGGTCCTGATCCGCGAACAGCTGCTTCAGATGCAACAGGCCGCGAACGCATCTATGACGGGTTAA
- the nirD gene encoding nitrite reductase small subunit NirD, whose amino-acid sequence MNKFRIGHLADIDEKGARTFLIQDTEIAVFKLSDGSLHAVENRCPHKGGKLSEGMVCGTAVHCPLHDWKIDLRNGKVHEPDKGCLNTYKTEVDGKSGEIYITIAG is encoded by the coding sequence ATGAACAAATTCCGGATTGGACACCTGGCAGATATTGATGAAAAGGGTGCACGGACCTTCCTGATACAGGATACCGAAATTGCAGTCTTCAAACTGAGCGACGGGAGTCTGCACGCCGTCGAGAATCGCTGCCCTCACAAGGGCGGCAAGCTGTCGGAAGGCATGGTATGCGGGACAGCCGTTCATTGTCCTTTGCATGATTGGAAGATCGATCTGCGCAACGGTAAGGTACATGAGCCGGATAAGGGCTGCCTGAACACCTACAAAACAGAAGTAGACGGCAAAAGTGGAGAAATCTATATCACAATTGCGGGTTAA
- a CDS encoding cell wall metabolism sensor histidine kinase WalK, translating to MFKKLRNRFLIVNLVSISVMMLVAFATIYTITYQNVQRETNMELYKVSDFYHSPYNSSKMPRVEGGGMGTGSGSGSSTGVSGSGSDSFPSDAMGGDNGGPGGDPNSPPARSISFMIKTDSQWKITDTHSRFDMDETFYTEALQKVDQNKVGDSERQTGQFALDGTDWAYVVDPSGDGHMIVFIDVTAQQGILTNLIYTFAVVGLVMLIVIYFLSRYFANRSIAPVREAFEKQKQFIGDASHELKTPLAIINTNADVLLANQEDTIANQAKWLHYIKSETERMTGLTNDLLYLTQMDDSRSTMIHAKFNMSDAVESIILPMEAVIFEKNISLDYNIEPNLTVHGNSEQIKQVILILLDNAVKYSGPKGSVNVTLQKQNNDVMLAVSNTGEGIAPEHLDRIFDRFYRTDSSRARTHGGHGLGLAIARSIVDQHKGEIYARSVVGEGATFYVRLS from the coding sequence ATGTTCAAGAAACTCCGGAATCGATTCCTGATCGTGAATCTGGTGTCCATCTCCGTTATGATGCTGGTGGCATTTGCGACGATCTATACAATTACGTATCAGAATGTGCAACGTGAGACAAATATGGAGCTGTACAAGGTGTCTGATTTCTATCATAGTCCTTATAATTCATCCAAGATGCCGCGCGTGGAAGGTGGGGGGATGGGGACGGGCTCTGGATCAGGTTCTAGTACAGGTGTTTCAGGTTCCGGTTCAGATTCGTTTCCCTCCGATGCCATGGGTGGTGATAATGGAGGCCCGGGAGGTGATCCCAACTCCCCACCGGCACGTTCCATTTCGTTCATGATCAAGACGGATAGCCAGTGGAAAATCACGGATACCCATTCCCGTTTTGATATGGACGAAACCTTCTACACCGAGGCGTTGCAAAAGGTTGACCAGAATAAAGTTGGTGATTCGGAACGGCAGACTGGACAATTTGCGCTGGATGGAACGGACTGGGCCTATGTGGTCGATCCGAGCGGTGATGGGCATATGATCGTATTTATTGATGTGACCGCACAACAGGGCATTCTAACGAATCTGATCTATACCTTTGCTGTTGTCGGACTGGTTATGTTGATTGTGATCTACTTCCTGAGCCGTTATTTTGCGAATCGCTCTATTGCACCTGTTAGAGAAGCGTTTGAGAAGCAAAAACAATTCATTGGAGATGCTTCACATGAGTTGAAGACACCGCTGGCGATCATTAATACCAATGCGGACGTGCTGCTGGCGAATCAGGAGGATACCATAGCGAACCAGGCGAAGTGGCTTCACTATATCAAGTCGGAAACCGAGCGCATGACCGGACTTACGAATGATCTGCTCTATCTGACACAGATGGACGACTCACGCTCAACGATGATTCATGCGAAGTTTAATATGAGCGATGCGGTAGAAAGTATTATTTTGCCAATGGAAGCCGTTATTTTTGAGAAAAACATCTCCCTTGATTACAACATTGAGCCGAATCTTACGGTTCATGGAAACAGTGAACAGATCAAACAGGTCATTCTGATCCTGCTCGATAATGCGGTGAAGTATTCCGGTCCCAAAGGGTCGGTGAACGTTACGCTCCAGAAACAGAATAATGATGTCATGCTGGCCGTATCCAACACAGGTGAAGGCATTGCACCGGAACATCTGGATCGGATCTTCGATCGATTCTATCGTACGGATTCGTCCAGAGCCCGCACACATGGCGGGCACGGTCTGGGGCTGGCGATTGCTCGGTCCATTGTGGATCAGCACAAAGGAGAGATTTACGCCCGAAGTGTGGTCGGAGAGGGCGCAACATTTTACGTACGGTTGTCGTAG